One window from the genome of Mucilaginibacter ginsenosidivorans encodes:
- a CDS encoding phosphocholine-specific phospholipase C — MSDSRRDFLKKAALLAGAAGVANLIPASIQKAMAINAPVGSTYMDAEHIVILMQENRSFDHTYGTLKGVRGFNDPRAINLPNGNLVWLQSNAEGETFAPFHLDIKNTKATWMSSLPHSWQNQVDARNDGKFDKWLEEKKNSIKEYSHMPLTLGHHNREDIPFYYALADAFTVCDQNFCSSLTGTNPNRLYFWTGTVREEQNEHSKANVWNEDMDYGTLKWTTFPERLEELGISWKCYQNEVAIDVGFDGEEDPWLSNFQDNPLEFFKQYNIHLHPKHIEAIGKRLNQLPALIDELQKKIDALPAGDAHIDHLKHQQKDMQNYLDAVKKEKEIRKPGDFDKLPNHEKSIHLKAFSTNINDPDYHTLATLKYDDEGTSREVQVPKGDVLHQFREDVKNGHLPTVSWLTAPEHFSDHPSSAWYGAWYVSEALDILTQNPDVWKKTIFILTYDENDGYFDHVPPFVAPHSHKEGTGKVSNGMDTRVEFVTLDQEQDRKDFPIHYDRESSIGLGFRVPMVIASPWSKGGFVNSEVFDHTSTLQFLEHFLSKKTGKKVVEPNISDWRRVVCGDLTSVFRPYNGEQIASPEFLKRDDVVEGIHKAQFKKLPSDYKLLTKDEISGINRAPHSAPYMAQQEKGIKPSCALAYELHADGKLSADKGSFEIKFTAGNKVFGEKAIGAPFNVYAPGRYQKRDGNGFENVRTWSYGLTAGDTIADNWPLHEFEDKNYHLRVYGPNGFYRGFRGNAQDPDINVDFNYQGGLADSKKLTGNIILTLANASKKQQTIEITDHSYKINNHTKTLPAPGKTTLVLDLAKSYGWYDFSVKIAGYENFEKRYAGRVETGKASYSDPFMGRII, encoded by the coding sequence ATGAGCGACTCAAGAAGAGATTTCCTAAAAAAGGCAGCCCTTTTAGCAGGCGCTGCGGGTGTGGCCAATTTGATACCGGCGTCGATCCAAAAAGCAATGGCGATAAACGCCCCGGTAGGCAGCACCTATATGGATGCCGAACATATTGTGATACTGATGCAGGAAAACCGTTCGTTCGACCATACCTACGGCACCCTAAAAGGCGTTCGTGGCTTTAACGATCCGCGCGCTATCAATCTTCCCAACGGCAACTTAGTTTGGCTCCAATCCAACGCGGAAGGAGAGACTTTTGCACCGTTTCATCTCGATATTAAAAATACCAAAGCTACCTGGATGAGCTCGCTTCCGCATTCGTGGCAAAACCAGGTTGACGCGCGGAATGATGGCAAATTTGACAAATGGCTGGAAGAGAAAAAGAACAGTATCAAAGAATATAGCCACATGCCTTTAACCCTGGGCCATCATAACCGTGAAGATATTCCTTTTTACTATGCGCTGGCCGATGCGTTTACCGTATGCGACCAGAATTTCTGTTCCTCGCTAACAGGTACCAATCCCAACAGGCTTTATTTCTGGACGGGTACGGTAAGGGAGGAGCAAAACGAACATTCGAAGGCCAATGTCTGGAACGAGGATATGGATTACGGTACGTTAAAATGGACCACTTTTCCTGAACGTTTGGAGGAATTGGGTATATCGTGGAAATGCTATCAGAATGAGGTAGCGATAGACGTTGGTTTTGATGGCGAGGAAGACCCCTGGTTATCTAATTTCCAGGATAATCCATTGGAGTTTTTCAAACAATATAATATCCATCTTCATCCAAAACATATTGAGGCAATAGGCAAAAGACTAAATCAGTTGCCAGCCCTGATAGATGAGCTACAAAAAAAGATAGACGCACTGCCTGCCGGTGATGCCCATATCGATCATCTCAAGCATCAGCAAAAGGACATGCAAAACTACCTGGATGCTGTAAAAAAGGAAAAGGAGATTCGCAAGCCCGGTGATTTCGACAAGTTGCCCAATCATGAGAAAAGCATTCATTTGAAGGCGTTCAGTACGAATATAAACGACCCCGACTATCATACATTGGCCACCTTAAAATACGACGATGAAGGGACTTCCCGCGAAGTACAGGTGCCAAAAGGCGATGTGCTGCACCAGTTCAGGGAGGATGTGAAGAATGGACACTTACCCACAGTCTCCTGGTTGACAGCCCCCGAACATTTCAGCGACCATCCGAGCTCGGCGTGGTACGGCGCATGGTACGTATCGGAAGCACTGGATATACTGACGCAAAACCCCGACGTATGGAAAAAGACCATCTTCATTCTTACTTACGATGAGAACGATGGTTATTTCGACCACGTGCCGCCATTTGTCGCCCCACATTCGCATAAAGAGGGTACCGGAAAAGTATCCAATGGCATGGACACCAGGGTTGAGTTTGTTACACTCGACCAGGAACAGGACCGCAAGGATTTTCCCATTCATTATGACCGTGAAAGTTCGATAGGCCTTGGGTTCCGTGTGCCTATGGTTATCGCGTCGCCATGGAGCAAAGGCGGCTTCGTTAATTCCGAAGTGTTCGACCACACATCAACACTACAGTTCCTGGAACATTTCTTGTCAAAAAAGACGGGAAAGAAAGTAGTTGAGCCGAATATCAGCGACTGGCGCAGGGTTGTTTGCGGCGATCTTACCTCGGTTTTCAGGCCCTACAATGGCGAACAGATAGCCAGCCCTGAATTTTTGAAAAGGGACGATGTTGTTGAAGGTATACACAAAGCGCAATTCAAAAAATTGCCCTCCGATTATAAGTTATTAACTAAAGACGAGATTTCGGGTATCAACAGGGCCCCTCACTCCGCACCTTATATGGCACAGCAGGAAAAAGGCATCAAGCCATCATGTGCCCTGGCGTACGAGCTTCATGCCGATGGAAAATTAAGCGCCGATAAGGGCTCGTTTGAAATAAAATTTACCGCAGGCAATAAGGTATTTGGTGAGAAAGCCATTGGCGCCCCATTTAATGTGTACGCGCCCGGCCGCTACCAAAAAAGAGACGGCAACGGCTTTGAAAATGTCCGCACCTGGTCGTATGGTTTAACTGCCGGAGATACCATTGCCGACAACTGGCCGCTGCATGAGTTCGAAGATAAAAACTATCACCTGCGCGTGTATGGTCCCAATGGTTTTTACCGCGGCTTCAGGGGGAATGCACAGGACCCGGATATAAACGTTGATTTTAATTACCAGGGTGGCCTTGCAGATAGTAAGAAGCTAACGGGCAATATAATATTGACCCTGGCTAATGCAAGTAAAAAACAGCAGACAATCGAAATAACCGACCACTCCTACAAAATAAATAATCACACTAAAACTCTGCCGGCGCCGGGAAAAACTACCCTGGTATTAGACCTCGCGAAAAGTTATGGTTGGTACGATTTCAGCGTAAAAATTGCTGGGTATGAAAATTTTGAAAAGCGATATGCAGGTCGTGTGGAGACAGGTAAAGCGAGTTACAGCGACCCTTTTATGGGCAGGATAATATAA
- a CDS encoding TIGR03364 family FAD-dependent oxidoreductase — MKNSSAIVIGAGIVGLATARALALRGYRVTVFERNERAVGASIRNFGMIWPIGQATGPLFERAILSRSIWKEVCTEAGIWHDEVGSMHLAYEDDELQAIREYVEVNEKYRDCALLTPAQALERSQAVNPDGLKGALWSGEEMIVESRVAIGQVAQYLAGKYDVEFHWNTAISKIEYPKVFSGALSWEADEIFVCSGADFETLYPELFLATDITKCKLQMMRLVAQPDGWRIGPALCGGLSMIHYPGFKAAASLPQLRKRYEEQYPEYLKWGIHVMVSQNGGGELTIGDSHEYGLVHDPFDKEFINRMITDYLHTFASFKDWQLMQSWHGIYPKMMDGRTELILEPEAGVTIINGIGGNGMTLSFGLCEEYIGSR; from the coding sequence ATGAAAAATTCGTCAGCAATAGTGATTGGTGCAGGTATCGTTGGCCTGGCAACCGCAAGGGCGCTGGCTTTGCGGGGTTACCGGGTAACCGTTTTTGAACGGAATGAAAGGGCGGTTGGTGCATCCATCCGTAATTTTGGTATGATATGGCCCATCGGCCAAGCTACCGGTCCGTTGTTTGAGCGGGCTATATTGTCGCGGAGTATCTGGAAAGAGGTCTGTACAGAAGCTGGTATCTGGCACGATGAGGTGGGTTCCATGCATCTGGCCTACGAGGATGATGAGTTGCAGGCGATACGCGAATATGTCGAGGTAAACGAAAAGTACCGCGATTGCGCTTTACTTACCCCGGCGCAGGCGCTCGAAAGATCGCAGGCCGTTAATCCGGACGGTCTCAAAGGCGCCCTTTGGAGCGGCGAGGAAATGATCGTCGAATCGAGGGTGGCTATAGGGCAGGTGGCACAATACCTTGCCGGTAAATATGATGTCGAATTTCATTGGAATACTGCCATCAGTAAAATTGAATACCCTAAAGTATTTTCAGGCGCATTAAGCTGGGAAGCAGATGAAATATTTGTTTGCAGCGGGGCCGATTTTGAAACACTCTACCCTGAATTATTTTTAGCGACCGACATTACCAAATGCAAACTGCAGATGATGCGCCTGGTTGCCCAGCCCGATGGATGGCGCATAGGTCCGGCGCTTTGCGGTGGGCTTTCCATGATACATTATCCTGGTTTTAAGGCCGCTGCTTCATTACCCCAATTACGGAAACGCTACGAGGAACAATACCCGGAATATCTTAAATGGGGTATTCATGTAATGGTTTCGCAAAACGGCGGCGGCGAACTGACCATCGGCGACTCGCACGAATACGGGCTGGTGCATGATCCATTCGATAAAGAATTTATCAACCGGATGATAACGGATTACTTACATACTTTTGCCAGCTTTAAGGACTGGCAGCTAATGCAATCGTGGCATGGCATCTATCCGAAAATGATGGACGGCCGCACCGAACTGATATTGGAACCTGAAGCAGGTGTTACTATAATCAATGGTATAGGAGGTAATGGCATGACATTGTCTTTCGGCTTATGCGAGGAATATATCGGCAGCAGGTAA
- a CDS encoding DUF5690 family protein has protein sequence MEKLRAKVAQWPYGLVSLMAAISSFGAYTCMYAFRKAYAAGTFSGIQYLHVDYKVWLVIAQIIGYTMSKFYGIKFISELKPGQRAKSILLLIGIAWLALLLFAVVPAPYNIIFLFINGFPLGLIWGLVFGYLEGRKSTEFMAAVLSISLIFASGFVKTVARMLMSSFHISEFNMPFITGALFVIPLLLFVFLLELMPPPTAEDIRLRTKRLPMDAAERKSFLQRFLPGIILTLVIYVLLTIMRDVRDNFEVEIWAGLGIKDNTIYTKIDTIISVAVLIAMSLLILVRKNLKAFALIHVMIIAGCVLIGIGTVLFALGLIGPMVWMTLAGLGLYMGYVPYNAVFFERLLASFHYKGNVGFLIYVADSIGYLGSISVLLVKELGHPGVSWGEFFRDSVLAVAVVGGICATLSLMYFLRTARKQGRELEEQEMTILPV, from the coding sequence ATGGAAAAGCTGCGGGCAAAAGTGGCTCAATGGCCCTACGGACTGGTTTCGCTGATGGCGGCAATTTCGTCATTTGGGGCTTATACCTGTATGTACGCGTTTCGGAAGGCTTACGCCGCCGGCACTTTTTCGGGTATACAATACCTGCACGTCGATTACAAAGTATGGCTGGTCATCGCGCAGATCATCGGTTATACCATGAGCAAGTTTTACGGTATCAAATTTATATCCGAGTTAAAGCCCGGGCAGCGCGCCAAAAGCATTTTGTTGCTGATAGGCATTGCCTGGCTGGCATTGCTGCTTTTTGCTGTTGTACCCGCCCCTTACAATATTATATTCCTGTTCATCAACGGCTTTCCACTGGGGTTGATATGGGGCCTTGTTTTCGGGTATCTTGAGGGCCGCAAGTCGACAGAATTTATGGCAGCGGTGCTTTCTATTAGCCTGATATTTGCTTCAGGATTTGTTAAGACCGTGGCAAGGATGCTCATGAGCTCATTTCATATCAGCGAGTTTAACATGCCTTTTATAACAGGGGCATTGTTTGTCATCCCGCTCCTGTTGTTTGTATTCCTGCTCGAATTAATGCCACCGCCGACCGCCGAGGATATACGCCTGCGCACCAAGCGTCTGCCAATGGATGCTGCTGAGCGTAAAAGCTTCCTGCAGCGTTTTCTACCGGGCATTATCCTTACGCTTGTCATCTATGTATTGCTGACCATTATGCGCGATGTAAGGGACAATTTTGAAGTAGAGATATGGGCCGGCCTGGGCATTAAAGATAACACGATATACACCAAGATCGATACCATTATATCGGTAGCAGTATTGATCGCGATGAGTTTGCTCATACTCGTTCGCAAAAACCTGAAAGCGTTTGCGCTTATCCATGTCATGATCATCGCGGGTTGCGTGCTTATAGGTATCGGTACAGTGTTATTTGCCTTGGGGCTGATAGGCCCGATGGTTTGGATGACTCTGGCCGGTTTGGGGTTGTACATGGGTTATGTACCGTATAATGCTGTTTTTTTCGAGCGGCTTTTGGCCTCGTTTCATTATAAAGGTAATGTCGGCTTCCTCATTTATGTGGCCGATTCAATAGGTTACCTCGGCAGTATCAGTGTGCTGCTTGTAAAAGAACTTGGCCATCCGGGCGTTAGCTGGGGAGAGTTTTTCAGGGATAGCGTGCTGGCTGTTGCGGTAGTCGGCGGTATTTGCGCCACCTTATCATTAATGTATTTTCTCCGCACCGCACGCAAACAAGGCAGGGAATTGGAAGAACAAGAAATGACTATTTTACCGGTATGA
- a CDS encoding HAD hydrolase-like protein: protein MSIKLVVFDIAGTTVKDDHNVSKAFQAALKKYNYEIPLEMINPLMGYEKNQAITQMLHLHEPDESKITPELVNEIHREFVKQMIWFYRNEPGIEPLPNVEETFAELHDQGVLVGVNTGFSKDIAETVVDRLQWREKGLIDYLVGSDEVELGRPHPFMIQKMMYEAGITDPLEVAKVGDTEVDMREGLNAGCKYVIGVTTGIFTGEELEEYQPTHIIDDIAEVIDIINQ, encoded by the coding sequence ATGTCCATTAAATTAGTTGTTTTTGATATAGCCGGCACAACGGTTAAGGATGATCATAATGTAAGCAAAGCATTCCAGGCTGCGCTGAAAAAGTATAATTACGAGATACCCCTTGAAATGATAAACCCATTAATGGGTTATGAAAAGAACCAGGCCATCACCCAAATGCTGCATCTGCACGAACCTGATGAGTCCAAAATAACGCCGGAACTGGTTAATGAGATACACCGCGAGTTTGTAAAGCAGATGATCTGGTTTTACCGGAATGAGCCGGGTATCGAACCTCTGCCTAATGTCGAGGAAACTTTTGCCGAATTGCATGATCAGGGTGTACTTGTTGGTGTTAATACCGGCTTTTCAAAGGATATTGCCGAAACGGTAGTGGACCGCCTGCAGTGGCGCGAGAAAGGGCTGATCGATTACCTGGTCGGTTCGGATGAAGTGGAATTGGGCCGTCCTCACCCGTTTATGATACAAAAAATGATGTATGAGGCAGGCATAACCGATCCGCTCGAAGTAGCCAAGGTTGGCGATACTGAAGTGGATATGCGCGAAGGGCTGAACGCCGGCTGCAAATATGTTATCGGGGTTACTACGGGGATATTCACCGGGGAAGAACTGGAGGAATACCAGCCAACCCATATCATCGACGATATTGCTGAAGTGATCGACATCATCAATCAATAA
- a CDS encoding helix-turn-helix domain-containing protein, producing the protein MEDDILIQISNRIKERRRDKNITVQELASLANVSKGLISQIENSRTIPSLMVLIDIIKALEIDLNEFFKDIRTPGQQSPILVMRKDEYEYFEKEHTTGFSYRRILTKFVDHSTIDVVLLELEPNATRPLVETDAYEYKYILSGDIEYRFNDEKIKLQQGDSMLFDGRIPHTPVNVGDGPASMLVVYFFEEKK; encoded by the coding sequence ATGGAAGATGACATACTGATACAGATCAGTAACCGCATAAAAGAACGCCGCCGCGATAAAAATATTACCGTCCAGGAACTTGCCAGCCTTGCCAACGTGAGCAAGGGCCTTATCTCGCAGATAGAAAATAGCCGCACCATACCATCGCTAATGGTGCTGATAGACATCATAAAAGCGCTTGAAATAGATCTTAACGAATTTTTCAAAGATATCCGCACCCCCGGTCAGCAGTCGCCTATACTGGTGATGCGGAAAGATGAGTACGAGTATTTTGAAAAGGAGCACACAACTGGTTTCAGCTACCGGCGCATACTGACAAAATTTGTAGATCATTCTACCATCGACGTCGTATTGCTCGAATTGGAACCAAATGCCACCCGCCCTTTGGTCGAGACGGACGCCTATGAATACAAGTACATCCTCTCGGGCGATATCGAGTACCGGTTCAACGATGAAAAGATAAAACTGCAACAGGGCGACTCCATGCTCTTCGACGGTCGTATCCCCCATACCCCTGTTAATGTAGGCGACGGGCCGGCCAGCATGCTGGTGGTTTATTTTTTTGAGGAGAAGAAGTAG
- a CDS encoding phosphonate degradation HD-domain oxygenase has product MTKPVFNPEPIVDEVFALYEKHGDEDYIGEPVSQLEHMSQAAVLAEEEGFEDEVVLAAFFHDIGHLCASNGEAASMDGFGTMDHEKLGADYLRNKGFSERIATMVQSHVVAKRYLTYKYPEYYNQLSDASKATLEFQGGRMTEQEAIDFEQNPDAELFIRLRYWDDKAKETNKPTPDISHLKLLAISHLYKNN; this is encoded by the coding sequence ATGACAAAACCAGTATTTAACCCCGAACCCATAGTGGATGAAGTTTTCGCTTTATATGAAAAGCATGGCGACGAAGACTATATAGGCGAACCTGTTTCGCAGCTGGAACATATGTCGCAGGCAGCAGTGCTTGCCGAAGAGGAAGGTTTTGAAGACGAAGTAGTATTAGCTGCATTTTTTCACGATATAGGTCACCTGTGCGCCAGCAACGGTGAAGCTGCAAGTATGGACGGATTTGGTACTATGGACCACGAAAAACTTGGGGCCGATTACCTGCGCAATAAAGGCTTCTCTGAAAGAATAGCAACCATGGTGCAAAGTCACGTTGTAGCTAAAAGATATCTTACCTATAAATACCCCGAATATTATAACCAGCTTTCGGACGCCAGCAAGGCCACGCTCGAATTCCAGGGCGGCAGGATGACCGAGCAGGAGGCTATCGATTTTGAGCAAAATCCCGACGCCGAATTATTCATACGCCTCAGGTACTGGGACGACAAGGCCAAGGAAACTAACAAACCAACCCCCGATATATCTCATCTTAAACTACTGGCAATAAGTCATTTGTACAAAAACAACTGA
- a CDS encoding SusC/RagA family TonB-linked outer membrane protein, which produces MKQLYIHLRTVITALLLCLSPALLFGQIKIGGTVTDENKQPLPGVSVTLKGTTSGTVTDLNGRFLFTVEKGQVLSFKFLGYVPQEVTVGDQVNYNITLVADTKALNEVVVTALGVKKETRRLGYATQTVKGEDLTTARDPNPVNGLIGKVAGLSVGATSELLGVPNVTIRGNTVSLYVVDGLPINSDTFDLSPDDIDSYTVLKGPAAAALYGSRAQYGAILITTKKGAANKKGLTVDINSSTVINKGFLAFPRIQNKFGPGENTYYQFVDGRGGAPGGVDSDYDVWGPYFNGQLIPQYDSPVVDGVRQGTPWTARGANNLANFLRTGFQTNNDIALTANGDTYTTRFSVSQQHQNSYIPSQYLDVANVNFYASFNPTSRLKFEASVDFNRQSTDDFPDVQYGPNSIIYNMAIWTGADWDVNAPDIKGIWQPGKVGTQQVFEEYTRYHNPWFLTKIWTRGHYKNDTYGYISGNYKIDNHLNVTLKNQISTYNLLRTEDLPYSAHPYGREGNQGDYREDRRDLFENNTLLTLNYDYTVKSFLNLSGLVGGNLRSFKYNSSWVSTDYLNVPGVYAFSNSKNPIQATSFNSAERQLSVFGSLDASFGKYATLSGTFRVEHSSALQNVATYYYPSVSAATVISDYVKLPEFISFLKARFSYANIRSDATSSTIGPAPFSTITAYGGSTGPSLFDNPLGYGTTYNSPYNGPDYSLLSSYSTGKPYNNQTAGYGPNSLFEQNIKTSTRVNYEEGFDIKFLQNRLGLSGTAFQYIDGPRILDNPISTATGYTDEFINALKTKKTGYELSLSGVPIKDMGGFTWNVLVNWSTYKEIYLELPPGQSTYNTFFQKGDRVDKFYGSAFVRTPDGKIINGSNGEPLVNPVPQYLGHLDPNYTWSIYNNVRYKSWSLGFQFDGSVGGVTRDYVFNKTMRGGANALTAEGALGAARYQDWLHFPANNQQPDANYKGSYIGQGVQISNGVAPNYDSKTGAVLNYGALQYGANQTPAFVQEYASEYYNVSEAYLMSKTYAKLREVTVAFDFPKKWLQGTFISKVSASVYGRNLLYFYKDPKFKDVDLDQYANSRTTLTGLQSPTVRSYGVNLKASF; this is translated from the coding sequence ATGAAGCAGCTTTACATTCACTTACGGACAGTAATAACGGCATTGTTATTATGTCTGTCCCCGGCTCTCCTGTTCGGGCAAATCAAGATCGGCGGTACGGTGACCGACGAAAACAAACAACCGCTGCCCGGAGTAAGCGTAACGCTTAAAGGCACTACATCGGGAACTGTAACCGACCTCAACGGGCGTTTTTTATTTACCGTTGAAAAAGGGCAGGTGCTTTCGTTCAAATTTCTTGGGTATGTACCGCAGGAAGTTACCGTGGGCGACCAGGTTAATTACAACATTACACTTGTGGCCGATACCAAAGCGTTGAATGAAGTGGTGGTAACGGCCCTCGGTGTTAAAAAGGAGACCCGGCGCCTGGGTTATGCCACACAAACCGTTAAAGGCGAAGATCTGACTACCGCCCGTGATCCAAATCCCGTTAACGGCCTGATAGGTAAAGTCGCCGGTTTATCGGTAGGCGCAACATCAGAGCTGCTTGGCGTGCCAAATGTTACTATACGCGGTAACACAGTTTCGCTATATGTAGTTGATGGTTTGCCCATCAACTCGGACACGTTCGACCTTAGCCCGGACGATATCGACTCCTATACAGTGCTGAAAGGCCCCGCCGCGGCTGCACTTTATGGCAGCCGGGCTCAATACGGCGCTATCCTTATTACAACTAAAAAAGGCGCAGCCAATAAAAAGGGCTTAACTGTCGACATTAACAGCAGCACCGTGATCAATAAGGGGTTTCTCGCGTTTCCACGGATCCAAAACAAATTCGGTCCGGGCGAAAACACCTACTATCAGTTTGTTGACGGCAGGGGCGGTGCACCGGGCGGTGTGGACAGCGATTACGACGTTTGGGGACCATACTTCAACGGTCAGCTTATCCCGCAGTACGATAGCCCGGTAGTTGATGGCGTTCGCCAGGGCACTCCATGGACGGCCAGGGGTGCAAATAACCTCGCGAACTTCCTTCGCACCGGCTTTCAAACCAACAACGACATCGCATTAACCGCTAACGGCGATACTTATACTACCCGTTTTTCGGTATCTCAACAACACCAGAACAGCTATATCCCATCCCAGTACCTGGATGTTGCTAACGTTAACTTTTACGCATCGTTCAACCCCACCTCGCGGCTGAAGTTTGAGGCAAGTGTTGATTTTAACAGGCAAAGCACTGATGACTTTCCGGATGTTCAGTACGGTCCGAATAGTATCATCTATAACATGGCTATATGGACAGGCGCCGACTGGGACGTAAACGCACCTGATATTAAAGGTATATGGCAGCCGGGTAAAGTAGGCACACAACAGGTATTTGAAGAATATACCCGTTATCATAACCCCTGGTTCCTGACTAAGATCTGGACACGCGGACATTATAAAAATGATACCTACGGTTATATCTCGGGTAACTACAAGATCGATAACCACCTGAACGTAACACTGAAAAACCAGATCAGCACCTACAATCTTTTGCGTACAGAGGACCTGCCTTACTCGGCACATCCATACGGTCGCGAAGGCAACCAGGGCGACTACCGCGAAGACCGCCGTGACCTGTTTGAAAACAACACCTTGTTGACATTAAACTACGACTACACTGTTAAAAGCTTTCTGAACCTTTCAGGTTTGGTGGGCGGTAACCTGCGCAGCTTTAAATACAATTCGAGCTGGGTATCTACCGATTACCTGAACGTACCCGGAGTTTACGCTTTCAGTAACTCGAAAAACCCGATACAAGCTACCAGCTTTAACTCGGCCGAACGACAGTTAAGCGTATTCGGTTCATTGGATGCATCGTTTGGCAAGTATGCGACCCTATCAGGTACTTTCCGTGTGGAACACTCATCGGCACTGCAAAACGTTGCTACTTACTATTACCCAAGCGTATCGGCAGCTACTGTGATCTCTGATTATGTTAAACTGCCGGAATTTATATCGTTTCTGAAAGCCAGGTTCTCGTATGCTAACATCCGTTCCGATGCTACAAGCTCAACTATAGGTCCTGCCCCGTTCAGTACCATTACTGCTTATGGTGGCAGCACGGGACCATCGTTGTTTGACAATCCGCTGGGCTACGGCACTACTTACAATTCGCCTTATAACGGTCCTGATTACTCGCTGCTTTCCTCTTACTCAACAGGCAAGCCTTACAATAATCAAACCGCAGGTTATGGCCCCAACTCATTGTTCGAGCAAAATATCAAAACCTCGACCCGTGTAAACTACGAAGAAGGTTTCGATATCAAGTTCCTGCAAAACCGTTTAGGATTGAGCGGTACTGCTTTCCAGTATATCGACGGTCCGCGAATTTTGGATAATCCGATCTCAACTGCAACCGGTTATACCGACGAATTCATTAATGCACTAAAAACAAAGAAAACAGGTTATGAGCTGTCACTAAGCGGCGTACCAATAAAAGATATGGGTGGCTTTACCTGGAACGTGTTGGTTAACTGGTCCACCTATAAGGAAATTTACCTTGAATTACCTCCGGGCCAGAGTACCTATAACACCTTCTTCCAGAAAGGCGACCGCGTAGACAAATTTTACGGCAGCGCCTTTGTACGTACTCCCGATGGCAAGATCATCAACGGCAGCAACGGCGAACCATTGGTTAACCCTGTACCACAATACCTGGGCCACCTTGACCCGAACTATACGTGGAGCATTTATAATAATGTGAGGTATAAGAGCTGGAGTTTAGGCTTCCAGTTTGACGGCTCGGTTGGTGGTGTAACACGGGATTATGTATTTAACAAAACCATGCGCGGCGGGGCCAATGCTTTAACAGCCGAAGGAGCTTTAGGTGCGGCACGGTACCAGGATTGGCTTCATTTCCCTGCCAACAATCAGCAGCCCGATGCCAATTATAAAGGGAGTTACATAGGGCAGGGCGTCCAGATATCGAACGGTGTTGCGCCGAATTATGACTCTAAAACAGGGGCTGTTTTAAATTACGGCGCACTGCAGTATGGCGCTAACCAAACGCCTGCATTTGTACAGGAATATGCCAGCGAATATTATAACGTGAGCGAAGCCTACCTGATGAGCAAAACATATGCAAAACTGCGTGAGGTAACTGTTGCTTTCGACTTCCCTAAAAAATGGCTGCAGGGAACATTCATCTCAAAAGTCTCTGCTTCTGTATACGGGCGAAACCTGCTTTACTTCTACAAGGACCCGAAATTTAAAGATGTGGACCTTGACCAGTATGCAAATTCGCGCACAACACTTACCGGTTTGCAATCGCCAACGGTAAGAAGCTATGGCGTTAACTTAAAAGCTTCATTCTAA